One genomic region from Candidatus Bathyarchaeota archaeon encodes:
- a CDS encoding sulfurtransferase TusA family protein: protein MGEKHYLLDVRGGVCPYPQLLTLRTLSELTPGDTLEVVLDNPPSVRDIPSALTRKGYKVPEVLLMEEGVWKITITL, encoded by the coding sequence GTGGGTGAGAAACATTACCTCCTAGATGTCCGCGGGGGGGTCTGTCCATACCCACAACTACTAACCTTAAGAACGCTCAGCGAGCTCACCCCGGGGGACACGCTGGAAGTCGTCTTGGATAATCCCCCCTCGGTGAGGGACATCCCGTCAGCCCTAACGAGAAAAGGCTACAAGGTTCCCGAGGTCCTCCTCATGGAGGAAGGTGTCTG